Genomic window (Musa acuminata AAA Group cultivar baxijiao chromosome BXJ1-9, Cavendish_Baxijiao_AAA, whole genome shotgun sequence):
TTAGGTTTTGGAAAGGTACAAGGTTTGCTCGATTCTGCTTGTTTTACTTTCCATCCGGAAGATTTAAGAGGGTTTTGCCCCTGTATTGCGAAAAGGATCTAATTTTTCGTAGCGTTCACCGAACTGCAATCTGGTTTGATCTGAATGGATTCGGGAACTCCAGCGAAAGGAATTTTTTGTAGTTCTGATGCTTGCTTAATTCGTCTGGAGGATTTTGGTGCGAACAGTGAAAAACTATTTTAATTTCTGGCTGTGACCATGAACAGAGCATTTTGcttggggaagagagagagaaaggcatACGATTCTTATAGATCTTATGCGATATTTCAGCTCTGGCCATGGGAGGAAAATTATCGAAGTCCAGAGGGTCTAATCATTATCCGCAATATGTATCTACGACATCACGGAGCACTTCGAGGTACTCATCACACCCGGGGGCACATGACCTGCCCAGGGCGACAGGGAGGTTGCAGAAGAAGTATTCGAAGATAGGCGATGATTACGACTCTGTTGAACAGGTACGTTATGCTCTTGGGTCTTCACCATGCGAGGTTAAAAGCATTCATTTGATGTTGCTTAACTACAATTTGTGAAACTATGGTCTAGTTCTTAGTATGCACTTGACAAGTTTTAGAACAAGATCAGACGTCACTCATAAAGAAGATCCTAAATTTGTGGTTGATAAGTGAGCACAGGAATGATATAGGGTTGTATACTTTACATGCATGATCCCAAATTTAAAATGAGTTATAGGATTACAGTCACTTTGAGTATTTGTATGTGCACAAGACGGGGAATTAATTGGACCAAGAATAAGTAATAAGTTATAATTAGCCTTTTAGGGAAGGTCTAGATTGCTACCTATGTTATGAAAGTGAATCTTGGCCCGAATTCATGTGTTAACGGACCGTGTAACTGCAAAGATGGTGATTGGAGCTGACAAGGGGTTGAATGGAGGATGATCAGAGTTGATGATGGGATGATCTTGATGTTGTCTGGTGAGGACATCAATATGTAAGCTCGGAAATATGTGATCACTTATGTTGGCTTGTGTCGAGTCCCACACCGAATTTATTTTCACAAAAGAAAACATTGGGTATAGGGCAAAATgcaatattatttgtgattcttaGGTTAAAATTTGGTCTCCTCAGATTTTTGTGGAACATAGGACTTCAGGAATTTATGAAAACAAAACTTAATATGCTAAATTTATTCAAAAACTTGCTTAGTTGACTCAAAACTCAACTATATTGGAAATGTGTACCATGGGCTCTGACAACATGGCATCTTTGTGCACTTCTGAGGCGAGGGAAGAAAGGAGCAATAACCAATTCCCCATAAGTGCGGTTTAAGGTTCACTTTTAACTGATGTTAGAATATCATATATTGAGGGATGGTCAATAACTCAAATAAATAGAAGTTTTATCAGCCGTCAGCTATACAGTATGCTGCTAACGTTTTGGAACATTTTACTATTCCATTTGGCACTTTAAGCTACGTTAATGAGTTGAAATTGATGATAGCCCCTGTAGAGAAACTCTAGTTATGATTCTTTGTCACATAACTTATAGCTACATTAATACCTTTCCGCCTTTTAAATGCAGGTAACAGAAGCTCTTTCAAATGCTGGTCTTGAATCATCTAATCTGATTGTTGGCATTGATTTTACAAAGAGCAATGAGTGGACAGGTTTGTTCCTGTCTCAGTGTTGCTATTATTCATGTTGTTGGTTTGCTATTATTTCTGAGAAACAATTTCTGACATGATTTTACTTATTGCAAGACAAAGTTAAATGATATTTTGGGGAAAGCATTTTAATTATTCTCAGCATATTGGTAAAATCAAGAGAATTGATCAAACAGAACCATGTTCTGATATGATTTTACAGGGAAATTATTCTAACTATACTCAGCATATTGGTTAAAATCAAGAGAATTGATCAACCTCAACCATAAAGTTTCACCTTATAAATCTTACATATGTATACCAGCAATATCCCTTTTTCTAGGACTGTGTGTATAAGGTGATTTGCTGCCTGATCATCACAGTTCCACAATCGGTCATCTGTTGCTTGCATGTATTAATTGCAAATCTTTGTCAAAGAAGAGTCATTCTCCTTTGGTTTAAAGATTCTATGTAATGCAAGtccaaaatattttttggattgaTTATTCTAGTCGGAGTTGGGGGCTCACGGTTTTGTTGTTATATTATCGTGGTTAGAATATCTAGATTTAGTTAGTCTTACACTAAAAGAGCATAAaatcagggtctgccgtaccgagctgtaccgctcggtacgggcggtacgtatcggtctgaCAGGTTGTCGATAcacggaccgactgttaccggtccgagtgtactgtagtactgtagcagtgctacagtactcggtacacccgggtgtatcgctcggtataccgtaccataccggtaccgagcccaagtcgaaataccggtatggtacggtattacgaaccttgcaTAAAATGCTAGTTATTATTAAGTTATAAAATTATTGAGCCTTTGACATTTTTACAATTTGTCAATGCAATCTGCTATTAGGTAAGGTTTCTTTCAATCGACGAAGTTTACATGATATGGATCATTTTCCAAACCCTTATGAAAAAGCAATATCAATCATTGGAAGGACTCTCTCTGCATTCGATGAGGATAACCTTATTCCCTGCTTTGGATTTGGAGATGGTTAGTTACACTCTAGCTTATACATCTATTCAGCTGGAAAATTTATCTATAGTTGTTAGAAATTTTAAGCTACCTTCTATTGCAGCAACCACTCATGATCAGAAAGTGTTCAGTTTTTTTCCAGACAACCGACCGTGTAATGGCTTTGAGGAAGCACTTCAAAGATACAGAGAAATAGTTCCACAACTTCGTCTTGCTGGTTTGTTCATGTAGTTTTGGTTCCCTATAATTACACGAACTTCATGAAATTTTCAAATTGGTTAGTTATGGTTATTGGTATTTATAATAGGTCCAACATCCTTTGCTCCAATAATTGAAACAGCTATCAGCATCGTAGATCACAGTGGTGGCCAGTATCATGTTCTTCTTATTATAGCAGATGGACAGGTTTGTTACTCAAGCTGCTTCTTGAAGAACATGGCAGTTATTTGAGATGTTTTTTGAAGAGCATGACAGTTATGAGATGCATCTTTTGATCCTTCCGATTCTGTTTTCTCTCCAGAGCAGCTTACTCTTTAGGACAAAGCTGTATTTGATGGACTTGTTCTTGAAGTTCATAGACTATCATATTCTGGTAGTTCATGTGTAATTTCTGCATATTGCTGATCTAATCCTTTTTGTTTAAACTTGGTCTAGGTTACACGTAGTGTGGACAGAGATCGTGGTCAGTTAAGCTCACAAGAGAGAGATACTATAAATGCTATTGTTAAAGCTAGGTAAATAGTGGCATTTGCCACAAGAGGCATTCccaattctttatatatatatatatatatat
Coding sequences:
- the LOC135593002 gene encoding E3 ubiquitin-protein ligase RGLG2-like isoform X1 yields the protein MGGKLSKSRGSNHYPQYVSTTSRSTSRYSSHPGAHDLPRATGRLQKKYSKIGDDYDSVEQVTEALSNAGLESSNLIVGIDFTKSNEWTGKVSFNRRSLHDMDHFPNPYEKAISIIGRTLSAFDEDNLIPCFGFGDATTHDQKVFSFFPDNRPCNGFEEALQRYREIVPQLRLAGPTSFAPIIETAISIVDHSGGQYHVLLIIADGQVTRSVDRDRGQLSSQERDTINAIVKASDYPLSIVLVGVGDGPWDMMQQFDDNIPSRAFDNFQFVNFTEIMSRNITSSKMEAEFALAALMEIPSQYKATLDLQLLGNRRGIEERFCLPPPVNGNGSTAKRPESSITYRSTGLKKSIPAETSESSTEERKICGICGYLMKNLAFGCGHQTCYDCGKDLNVCPICSSPIAKRIKLY
- the LOC135593002 gene encoding E3 ubiquitin-protein ligase RGLG2-like isoform X3; the protein is MGGKLSKSRGSNHYPQYVSTTSRSTSRYSSHPGAHDLPRATGRLQKKYSKIGDDYDSVEQVTEALSNAGLESSNLIVGIDFTKSNEWTGKVSFNRRSLHDMDHFPNPYEKAISIIGRTLSAFDEDNLIPCFGFGDATTHDQKVFSFFPDNRPCNGFEEALQRYREIVPQLRLAGPTSFAPIIETAISIVDHSGGQYHVLLIIADGQVTRSVDRDRGQLSSQERDTINAIVKASDYPLSIVLVGVGDGPWDMMQQFDDNIPSRAFDNFQFVNFTEIMSRNITSSKMEAEFALAALMEIPSQYKATLDLQLLGNRRGIEERFCLPPPVNGNGSTAKRPESSITYRSTGLKKSIPAETSESSTEERKTCYDCGKDLNVCPICSSPIAKRIKLY
- the LOC135593002 gene encoding E3 ubiquitin-protein ligase RGLG2-like isoform X2; this translates as MGGKLSKSRGSNHYPQYVSTTSRSTSRYSSHPGAHDLPRATGRLQKKYSKIGDDYDSVEQVTEALSNAGLESSNLIVGIDFTKSNEWTGKVSFNRRSLHDMDHFPNPYEKAISIIGRTLSAFDEDNLIPCFGFGDDNRPCNGFEEALQRYREIVPQLRLAGPTSFAPIIETAISIVDHSGGQYHVLLIIADGQVTRSVDRDRGQLSSQERDTINAIVKASDYPLSIVLVGVGDGPWDMMQQFDDNIPSRAFDNFQFVNFTEIMSRNITSSKMEAEFALAALMEIPSQYKATLDLQLLGNRRGIEERFCLPPPVNGNGSTAKRPESSITYRSTGLKKSIPAETSESSTEERKICGICGYLMKNLAFGCGHQTCYDCGKDLNVCPICSSPIAKRIKLY